A genomic region of Aspergillus oryzae RIB40 DNA, chromosome 1 contains the following coding sequences:
- a CDS encoding putative AMP-binding domain protein (acyl-CoA synthetases (AMP-forming)/AMP-acid ligases II), with product MSGAVSRLSGLLGHFVPGAEQRVNFHTLSPTSFLPRAAAIEPEAVAIHHVTANNQVLRRTYAETADRARGLAYYLKKHGFKRVGVLCPNTPAFLESIFGIAAAGAVNVAVNYRLKEDDIAYIFTHSDVEAIIVDQEFLSLLQSYRASRPSIPIIVDMDTDATEGELSGPFDEVVLEGLTYDLDTGAKGWPGLEAQAASEDDVIALAYTSGTTARPKGVEYTHRGCYLAAMGNVIESGLNSHRGRCRYLWTLPMFHACGWTFPWAVTAVRGTHYCLRKIDYPQIWKLLKQEHITHFNAAPTVNTLLCNSKEAEPLPEPVHVTVAASPPTPHLFEQMTNLNLHPVHVYGMTETYGPITKGYYLPAWDNLPSSERYKKMARQGHGFVTSLPVRVIKTDVAEGTVIDVARDGKEIGEIVFVGNICARGYYKDPDATRKLFAGGVLHSGDLAVWHADGSIQIQDRAKDIIISGGENISSVALESMLVTHPDILEAGVVAVPDSHWGERPKAFVTVKPGKFLTGSEVIEWARNASDISKFMIPREVEVVAELPKTSTGKVRKNILRDWAKGANRS from the exons ATGTCAGGTGCGGTATCGAGGTTGTCGGGACTCTTGGGTCATTTTGTCCCTGGTGCAGAGCAGCGGGTTAATTTCCATACGCTGTCGCCGACATCTTTCTTGCCCAGGGCGGCGGCTATTGAACCCGAG GCTGTGGCCATTCATCACGTTACTGCGAATAACCAAGTTTTGAGACGGACTTATGCCGAGACGGCGGATCGTGCAAGGGGTCTTGCCTATTATCTGAAGAAGCATGGGTTCAAGAGAGTCGGTGTTCTGTGCCCTAATACGCCTGCGTTTTTGGAGTCAATCTTTGGAATTGCAGCTGCCGGAGCGGTGAATGTTG CTGTAAATTATCGGCTGAAGGAGGACGATATCGCTTACATATTTACGCACTCTGATGTTGAGGCTATTATTGTTGACCAGGAGTTCCTGTCGCTTCTGCAGAGTTATCGTGCTTCAAGGCCCAGTATCCCTATTATTGTTGATATGGATACGGATGCTACCGAAGGCGAATTGTCCGGTCCCTTTGATGAGGTGGTTTTGGAAGGCTTGACGTATGACTTGGATACAGGGGCCAAAGGTTGGCCTGGGCTCGAGGCCCAGGCTGCTTCTGAAGATGACGTTATCGCCCTTGCATACACCAGCGGTACGACGGCTCGGCCGAAGGGTGTCGAGTATACCCATCGTGGCTGCTATCTTGCTGCGATGGGCAATGTGATTGAATCTGGGCTTAATTCGCACCGTGGTCGGTGTCGGTATCTGTGGACTTTGCCAATGTTCCATGCTTGCG GGTGGACGTTCCCTTGGGCTGTCACGGCAGTGCGTGGTACCCATTACTGCTTGCGGAAGATTGACTACCCGCAAATCTGGAAGCTATTGAAGCAGGAGCACATCACGCATTTTAATGCTGCTCCGACGGTGAATACCCTACTCTGCAATTCTAAGGAGGCAGAGCCGTTGCCCGAGCCTGTTCATGTTACAGTCGCGGCGAGTCCGCCGACGCCTCATCTCTTCGAGCAGATGACTAACTTGAACCTGCATCCTGTGCATGTATACGGCATGACAGAGACATATGGGCCGATCACGAAAGGCTATTACCTGCCGGCATGGGACAACCTGCCCTCAAGTGAAAGGTATAAGAAGATGGCCAGGCAAGGACATGGCTTTGTGACCAGTCTACCCGTACGAGTTATTAAGACGGATGTTGCCGAGGGCACTGTTATTGATGTTGCTCGGGATGGTAAGGAGATAGGTGAGATTGTTTTCGTCGGGAATATCTGTGCTCGGGGCTACTACAAAGACCCCGACGCTACGCGGAAACTCTTCGCGGGTGGCGTTCTCCACTCCGGAGACTTGGCTGTGTGGCATGCCGATGGCTCAATCCAGATCCAAGACCGGGCGAAAGACATCATTATCAGCG GCGGAGAGAATATCTCATCCGTAGCGCTGGAGTCTATGCTGGTCACCCACCCGGACATCCTCGAGGCCGGAGTCGTAGCCGTTCCCGACAGCCATTGGGGAGAGCGACCAAAGGCATTTGTGACGGTGAAGCCAGGGAAATTCTTGACCGGTTCAGAGGTGATCGAATGGGCGCGAAATGCCAGTGATATCAGCAAGTTCATGATTCCTCGGGAGGTCGAAGTCGTGGCGGAACTGCCCAAGACTAGTACCGGAAAAGTGAGAAAGAACATCCTCCGCGACTGGGCTAAAGGAGCGAACCGATCGTGA